A single Streptomyces mirabilis DNA region contains:
- a CDS encoding PDR/VanB family oxidoreductase — translation MTPRLRTVVAVAGTALLVRRALRRRIEVSPLWPLPALEEPISGRPRSRALRLLVTRHERVADGVVQLRLEGHDLPRWEPGAHLDLVLPSGLVRQYSLCGDPEDTSSYTVATRLVEDGRGGSREVHEQLREGMAVEVRGPRNRFPLAPAPAYVFVAGGIGITPILPMLRAVQDRAQWRLLYGGRTRASMPFLEEIAKLRGGRVTVVAEDEDGRPDLDALFADVPEGAAVHCCGPEGLMEAVGRRLPDHAALHLERFTPSTSAEGNGAFEVELRRSGRTVSVAAGTTVLAAVRAELPDTAYSCEQGFCGTCQQRVLEGEIEHRDELLTDTERGDSILICVSRARGDRIVLDM, via the coding sequence ATGACGCCCCGGCTGCGGACCGTCGTCGCCGTCGCCGGTACGGCCCTGCTCGTCCGGCGGGCGCTGCGCCGCCGGATCGAGGTCTCGCCGCTGTGGCCGCTGCCCGCCCTGGAGGAGCCGATCTCCGGCCGGCCGCGCTCCCGGGCGCTGCGGCTGCTGGTCACCCGGCACGAGCGGGTCGCCGACGGGGTCGTACAACTGCGCCTGGAGGGGCACGACCTGCCGCGCTGGGAGCCCGGCGCCCACCTCGACCTCGTCCTGCCCTCGGGGCTCGTACGGCAGTACTCGCTGTGCGGGGACCCGGAGGACACCTCGTCTTACACCGTCGCGACCCGGCTGGTCGAGGACGGGCGGGGCGGGTCGCGCGAGGTCCACGAGCAGCTCCGGGAGGGCATGGCGGTCGAGGTGCGGGGACCGCGCAACCGGTTCCCCCTCGCACCGGCGCCCGCGTACGTCTTCGTCGCGGGCGGCATCGGGATCACGCCGATCCTGCCGATGCTGCGGGCGGTCCAGGACCGCGCGCAGTGGCGGCTGCTGTACGGCGGCCGGACACGCGCGTCGATGCCGTTCCTGGAGGAGATCGCGAAGCTGCGCGGCGGCCGGGTCACCGTCGTGGCCGAGGACGAGGACGGACGGCCCGATCTCGACGCGCTGTTCGCGGACGTGCCGGAGGGCGCGGCCGTCCACTGCTGTGGCCCCGAGGGGCTGATGGAGGCGGTCGGACGCCGACTGCCCGACCATGCGGCGCTGCACCTGGAACGGTTCACGCCGAGCACCTCCGCCGAGGGCAACGGCGCCTTCGAGGTCGAACTGCGCCGCAGCGGACGTACGGTGAGCGTCGCCGCCGGCACCACCGTGCTCGCCGCCGTACGCGCCGAACTGCCCGACACCGCCTACTCCTGCGAGCAGGGATTCTGCGGAACCTGCCAACAGCGGGTGCTGGAAGGGGAGATCGAGCACCGCGACGAACTGCTCACCGACACGGAGCGTGGTGACTCGATACTGATCTGTGTTTCGCGGGCGCGCGGTGATCGCATCGTGTTGGACATGTGA
- a CDS encoding metal-dependent hydrolase, with product MSNKHAARLPRPVESERIPLKARKVSFSWKDTPLHWVPGEPFATHTMNVLHLLLPAGERWFVHVYKQVLPHIRDERLRADVIGFIGQEAMHSQAHDEVLPHLRELGLDPTPYTAQVDWFFEKLLGDRTLPPGRARKWWLMERVAIIAAIEHYTAFLGDWILNAEELDRRGADPTMLDLMRWHGAEEVEHRSVAFELFLHVDGSYRRRARTWATAFTALVFLWQRGVRFFMENDPTLTAGRASFKDFYLSGKRGVLPATGDMLKSIPRYLSRTYHPSQEGSTEQAVAYLASSPAATAATAAERGAV from the coding sequence ATGTCTAACAAGCATGCCGCCCGGCTGCCCCGGCCGGTCGAGTCCGAGCGGATACCGCTCAAGGCACGGAAGGTGTCGTTCTCCTGGAAGGACACACCGTTGCACTGGGTGCCGGGGGAGCCGTTCGCCACGCACACCATGAACGTGCTGCATCTGCTGCTGCCGGCCGGTGAGCGCTGGTTCGTGCACGTGTACAAGCAAGTGCTGCCCCACATCCGGGACGAGCGGCTGCGCGCGGACGTCATCGGGTTCATCGGGCAGGAGGCGATGCACTCGCAGGCCCACGACGAGGTACTCCCCCACCTCAGGGAACTGGGACTCGACCCGACGCCGTACACCGCCCAGGTCGACTGGTTCTTCGAGAAGCTGCTCGGCGATCGCACCCTGCCGCCCGGCAGGGCCCGCAAGTGGTGGCTGATGGAGCGCGTCGCGATCATCGCGGCGATCGAGCACTACACCGCCTTCCTCGGCGACTGGATCCTGAACGCGGAGGAGCTGGACCGGCGCGGCGCCGATCCCACCATGCTGGACCTGATGCGCTGGCACGGCGCGGAGGAGGTCGAGCACCGGTCCGTGGCCTTCGAGCTGTTCCTCCATGTCGACGGGAGCTACCGGCGCCGCGCCCGGACCTGGGCCACGGCCTTCACCGCCCTGGTCTTCCTGTGGCAGCGCGGGGTGCGCTTCTTCATGGAGAACGACCCGACCCTCACGGCGGGCAGGGCGAGCTTCAAGGACTTCTACCTGAGCGGGAAGCGGGGCGTACTGCCGGCGACCGGCGACATGCTCAAGTCCATTCCCCGCTATCTCAGCCGGACCTACCACCCCTCCCAGGAGGGTTCGACCGAGCAGGCCGTCGCCTATCTCGCCTCGTCACCGGCGGCGACAGCCGCGACGGCTGCCGAGAGGGGAGCCGTATGA
- a CDS encoding tetratricopeptide repeat protein, with the protein MPQRARVCEGVAVTEDWEERTAAAWATFDDYEEADAADFRAVIDALVAELPADSPAGLFERACAWDSTGHSDQAVPLYREALARGLGGYRGRRTKIQLSSSLRNIGQAEEGVKLLTPELDAPSDELDDAVRATLALCLADLGREREGLSLVIAALAPHLPRYQRSMANYARLLVQPGEQLSGAR; encoded by the coding sequence ATGCCGCAACGGGCACGTGTGTGCGAAGGTGTGGCCGTGACCGAAGACTGGGAAGAGCGTACGGCGGCGGCCTGGGCCACGTTCGACGACTATGAAGAAGCGGACGCGGCGGACTTCCGGGCGGTGATCGACGCGCTGGTCGCCGAACTGCCCGCGGACAGCCCCGCCGGCCTCTTCGAGCGGGCCTGCGCCTGGGACTCCACCGGCCACTCGGACCAGGCCGTGCCGCTGTACCGGGAGGCGCTCGCCCGCGGCCTCGGCGGCTACCGCGGCCGCCGCACCAAGATCCAACTCTCCAGCTCCCTGCGGAACATCGGGCAGGCCGAGGAAGGCGTCAAGCTCCTCACTCCCGAACTCGACGCCCCTTCCGACGAGTTGGACGATGCCGTACGCGCCACTCTCGCGCTCTGCCTCGCCGACCTGGGCCGCGAACGCGAGGGCCTTTCGCTGGTGATCGCCGCCCTCGCGCCCCATCTGCCCCGCTACCAGCGCTCGATGGCGAACTACGCGCGGCTGCTCGTACAACCCGGGGAGCAACTCTCCGGAGCCAGGTGA
- a CDS encoding DUF1996 domain-containing protein — MGRNTRKRRSPLAVRAVAASAALAIGGGGLIWANFYASAHETNSSPNTTKAAAAQVATISCPDVGQQLTSVPANAKSNVDTELATLDKQITEAYARLASSRQAQANDAGFVQNAILSPLKDKRTAVIGRIKIDFTRVGAAAPTTLDGLAACTGTTANQAQTTAGGQNNGQQNNGGQNNGGQNNGGQQNNGGASASAAPSASAPANIGGQAGNGPVAADFVDITKVAANVQGKPQKSANASRGTFTTACGVNANKNHNTDNVIVAPGVTNGAHHLHDYVGNQKVNAFSSNNTFLQGGTSCQNKNDLSSYYWPVVRLQDGSQDFDQNADGGGKEGNVGKILTPVQAQIKYVGSPASKVVAMPQFLRIITGDAKTTTNGLANANAHWSCTGFENKVQLTSQYPICPQGSNVVRTFAFQSCWDGQNIDSANHRTHVAFPDPASGVCGNGFKAIPQLTMRLVYKIAPPVLQNGVVKNAYAVDGFPEQLHKSATDHDDFISVTTGGLANKIANCINTGKQCR; from the coding sequence ATGGGACGCAACACTCGCAAACGACGTTCGCCACTGGCTGTTCGCGCCGTTGCCGCATCCGCGGCGCTCGCGATCGGTGGGGGCGGATTGATCTGGGCGAATTTCTACGCCTCGGCGCACGAGACCAACTCGAGCCCGAACACCACCAAGGCCGCCGCCGCCCAGGTCGCCACCATCTCCTGCCCCGATGTCGGGCAGCAACTGACCAGCGTGCCCGCCAACGCCAAGTCGAACGTCGACACGGAGCTGGCCACGCTCGACAAGCAGATCACCGAGGCGTACGCCCGGCTGGCCTCGTCACGTCAGGCTCAGGCCAATGACGCGGGCTTCGTCCAGAACGCGATCCTGTCGCCGCTCAAGGACAAGCGGACCGCGGTCATCGGCCGAATCAAGATCGACTTCACCCGGGTGGGCGCCGCCGCGCCGACCACGCTGGACGGTCTCGCCGCCTGCACCGGCACCACCGCCAACCAGGCCCAGACCACCGCCGGCGGCCAGAACAACGGCCAGCAGAACAACGGGGGTCAGAACAACGGCGGCCAGAACAACGGCGGCCAGCAGAACAACGGCGGCGCCTCGGCCAGCGCGGCTCCGAGCGCGAGCGCACCGGCCAACATCGGCGGTCAGGCCGGAAACGGTCCCGTAGCCGCCGACTTCGTCGACATCACCAAGGTCGCGGCGAACGTCCAGGGGAAGCCGCAGAAGTCCGCCAACGCCTCGCGGGGTACGTTCACCACTGCGTGCGGTGTGAACGCGAACAAGAACCACAACACCGACAACGTGATCGTGGCGCCCGGCGTGACCAACGGCGCGCACCACCTGCACGACTACGTCGGCAACCAGAAGGTCAACGCGTTCTCCAGCAACAACACGTTCCTGCAGGGCGGGACCAGCTGCCAGAACAAGAACGACCTGTCGTCGTACTACTGGCCGGTGGTCCGTCTCCAGGACGGCTCGCAGGACTTCGACCAGAACGCGGACGGCGGTGGCAAGGAAGGCAACGTCGGCAAAATCCTGACGCCCGTACAGGCGCAGATCAAGTACGTCGGCAGCCCGGCCAGCAAGGTCGTCGCGATGCCGCAGTTCCTGCGCATCATCACCGGTGACGCCAAGACCACCACCAACGGTCTGGCGAACGCCAACGCGCACTGGAGCTGCACCGGCTTCGAGAACAAGGTCCAGCTGACGTCGCAGTACCCGATCTGCCCGCAGGGCAGCAACGTGGTCCGCACGTTCGCCTTCCAGAGCTGCTGGGACGGCCAGAACATCGACAGCGCCAACCACCGCACGCACGTGGCCTTCCCCGACCCCGCGAGCGGCGTCTGCGGCAACGGCTTCAAGGCGATCCCGCAGCTGACGATGCGCCTGGTCTACAAGATCGCGCCGCCGGTCCTCCAGAACGGCGTGGTGAAGAACGCGTACGCGGTGGACGGCTTCCCGGAGCAGCTCCACAAGTCGGCGACCGACCACGACGACTTCATCAGCGTCACCACCGGTGGCCTGGCGAACAAGATCGCCAACTGCATCAACACCGGCAAGCAGTGCAGGTAG
- a CDS encoding LuxR C-terminal-related transcriptional regulator, translating to MRVVLAEDLFLLRDGLVRMLEAYDFEIAAAVESGPELTRALAELAPDVAVVDVRLPPSHTDEGLQCALQARRERPGLPVLVLSQHVEQLYARELLADGTGGVGYLLKDRVFDAEQFIDAVRRVAAGGTAMDPQVIQQLLARRSHTAQPLGRLTPRELEVLELMAQGRSNAAIAAQLVVTERAIAKHTSNIFTKLGLEVSDDDNRRVLAVLAYLDHGSQ from the coding sequence TTGCGCGTTGTCCTAGCCGAGGACCTGTTCCTGCTGCGCGACGGACTGGTCCGGATGCTCGAGGCGTACGACTTCGAGATCGCCGCCGCCGTCGAGAGCGGACCCGAACTCACCCGGGCGCTGGCCGAGTTGGCGCCGGACGTCGCCGTGGTCGACGTACGGCTGCCGCCCTCGCACACGGACGAGGGGCTGCAGTGCGCGCTTCAGGCCCGCCGGGAGCGGCCGGGGCTGCCGGTGCTCGTGCTCTCCCAGCACGTGGAGCAGCTGTACGCACGGGAGTTGCTCGCGGACGGCACGGGCGGGGTCGGATATCTGCTCAAGGACCGGGTGTTCGACGCGGAGCAGTTCATCGACGCCGTACGGCGCGTCGCCGCGGGTGGGACCGCGATGGATCCGCAGGTGATTCAGCAGCTGCTGGCGCGGCGTTCACACACCGCGCAGCCGCTCGGGCGGCTGACCCCGCGCGAGCTGGAGGTGCTCGAACTGATGGCGCAGGGGCGTTCGAACGCGGCGATCGCGGCCCAACTCGTCGTCACAGAACGGGCGATCGCCAAACACACCTCCAATATCTTCACCAAACTGGGGCTGGAGGTCTCCGACGATGACAACCGGCGCGTACTCGCCGTACTGGCGTATTTGGATCACGGCAGCCAGTGA
- a CDS encoding sensor histidine kinase: protein MWSGRGIRARGPEVLVAGGRGLVLAVGGFTGAVVLFVLSVVSILLVPAGVGIVTTPWVLTGVRAFADRRRTIAAKWCGIRIPSAYRSLPADTPPWTRCFRMLGDPATWRDLGWLVVDMTAGFVTALLPAALLLYPLEGFALAAGLWRVFTDGTHVGWWYGFVPVSGQGSALLAGALGAVLLVASYALSPALLRVHFLLARSVLASGDGELAERVRVLTETRRTAVDTSAAELRRIERDLHDGTQARLVAMGMDLGTVEVLIEKDPAKARQLLAQARRSSAEALTELRDLVRGIHPPVLAERGLGDAVRALVLRLPLVSEVDVDMDGRADAPVESAVYFAVSEVLTNAVKHSGAERLWVDLQHRDGMLRITVTDDGEGGARVGAGSGLTGVERRLGTFDGVLAVSSPAGGPTMVTMEIPCALS from the coding sequence ATGTGGAGCGGCAGGGGCATACGGGCGCGCGGGCCTGAGGTACTGGTCGCCGGAGGGCGAGGGCTGGTGCTGGCCGTCGGGGGGTTCACCGGAGCGGTTGTTCTCTTCGTGCTGTCCGTCGTGTCGATCCTGCTGGTGCCGGCGGGGGTGGGGATCGTCACGACCCCTTGGGTCCTGACCGGCGTACGGGCCTTCGCGGACCGGCGGCGGACCATCGCCGCCAAGTGGTGCGGGATACGGATTCCGTCCGCGTACAGGAGCCTGCCCGCGGACACGCCCCCGTGGACGCGCTGCTTCCGCATGCTGGGAGACCCGGCGACCTGGCGCGATCTCGGCTGGCTGGTGGTCGACATGACCGCCGGGTTCGTGACCGCACTGCTGCCCGCCGCCCTCCTCCTGTACCCCCTGGAGGGCTTCGCGCTGGCGGCCGGCCTGTGGCGGGTCTTCACGGACGGCACGCACGTGGGGTGGTGGTACGGCTTCGTGCCGGTGTCGGGACAGGGCTCCGCCCTCCTCGCGGGGGCACTGGGCGCGGTGCTCCTCGTCGCCTCCTACGCCCTCTCCCCCGCCCTCCTGCGGGTCCATTTCCTCCTCGCCCGCTCCGTCCTCGCCTCCGGCGACGGCGAACTCGCCGAACGGGTCCGCGTCCTCACCGAGACCCGGCGCACCGCCGTGGACACGTCGGCGGCCGAACTCCGCCGCATCGAGAGGGACTTGCACGACGGGACGCAGGCGCGACTGGTCGCCATGGGGATGGACCTGGGGACCGTCGAGGTCCTCATCGAGAAGGACCCGGCCAAGGCCCGACAGCTGCTCGCCCAGGCCCGCCGGTCCTCCGCCGAGGCGCTCACCGAGCTGCGCGACCTCGTGCGGGGTATTCATCCCCCCGTGCTCGCCGAGCGTGGACTCGGCGACGCGGTAAGGGCGTTGGTGCTGCGGCTGCCTCTCGTGAGCGAGGTGGACGTCGACATGGACGGCCGTGCCGACGCGCCCGTCGAGTCCGCCGTGTACTTCGCCGTCAGCGAGGTGCTGACCAACGCGGTCAAGCACTCCGGTGCCGAGCGCCTCTGGGTCGACCTCCAGCACAGGGACGGAATGCTCCGCATCACCGTCACCGACGACGGGGAGGGCGGCGCCCGGGTCGGCGCGGGCTCGGGGCTCACCGGCGTCGAGCGTCGGCTCGGTACATTCGACGGCGTCCTGGCCGTCAGCAGCCCCGCGGGCGGCCCCACCATGGTCACCATGGAGATCCCTTGCGCGTTGTCCTAG
- a CDS encoding NAD-dependent epimerase/dehydratase family protein — MKPKKLLVLGGTDFAGRAVVEAALGRGWEVTVFHRGRREPPAGVRSLLGDRTAPDGLAALASAAGEGDGEWDVVVDTWSAAPRAVRDTARLLADRAGRYVYVSSCSVYAWAPPADYTEDAPLVEGASEDAEQTDYAQDKLGGELAAVSAFGAERSLLVRSGLILGPYENIGRLPWWLTRVARGGPVLAPGPRSLPLQYIDVRDLAEWILGAADAGVSGAYNLMSPQGHTTMGELLDACVRVTGARAELRWTEPSVVLDAGIQPWTQLPVWVPVGSDMHDALHRADVSRAVAAGLRCRPVSETVADTWTWLQGIGGVAPQRPDRPPVGLPPDLETKVLTQ; from the coding sequence ATGAAACCCAAGAAACTGCTGGTGCTGGGCGGTACGGACTTCGCGGGGCGGGCCGTGGTGGAGGCGGCGCTCGGCCGTGGCTGGGAGGTGACCGTCTTCCACCGCGGGCGCCGCGAACCGCCCGCCGGGGTGCGGTCCTTGCTGGGCGACCGCACCGCCCCCGACGGGCTCGCGGCGCTCGCCTCCGCCGCGGGTGAGGGCGACGGTGAGTGGGATGTCGTCGTCGACACCTGGTCGGCGGCGCCGCGGGCCGTTCGCGACACGGCACGGCTGTTGGCCGACCGGGCCGGGCGGTATGTGTACGTGTCGAGCTGCTCGGTCTACGCGTGGGCTCCGCCCGCCGACTACACCGAGGACGCGCCGCTCGTGGAAGGGGCGTCCGAGGACGCGGAACAGACCGACTACGCGCAGGACAAACTGGGCGGCGAGCTGGCCGCCGTGTCCGCGTTCGGCGCGGAGCGCTCGTTGCTCGTGCGGTCCGGGCTGATCCTCGGGCCGTACGAGAACATCGGGCGCCTGCCGTGGTGGTTGACCCGGGTCGCCCGGGGCGGACCCGTACTCGCGCCCGGTCCCCGGTCCCTCCCCCTCCAGTACATCGATGTCCGTGATCTCGCGGAGTGGATCCTGGGGGCGGCGGATGCGGGGGTGAGCGGGGCGTACAACCTGATGAGTCCGCAGGGGCATACGACGATGGGGGAGCTGCTCGACGCGTGCGTCCGGGTCACCGGGGCGCGGGCGGAACTCCGTTGGACCGAGCCTTCCGTGGTTCTCGACGCCGGTATTCAGCCGTGGACGCAGTTGCCGGTGTGGGTGCCGGTGGGGTCCGACATGCATGACGCTCTTCATCGGGCGGACGTGTCCCGTGCGGTGGCGGCGGGGCTGCGGTGCCGGCCCGTCTCGGAGACGGTCGCGGACACGTGGACCTGGCTCCAGGGCATCGGCGGGGTGGCCCCCCAACGCCCGGACCGCCCACCGGTGGGCCTCCCGCCGGACCTGGAGACAAAGGTACTCACCCAGTAG
- a CDS encoding winged helix-turn-helix domain-containing protein, with translation MATTRSFSSVATTPAPAPAPVPARHRLRAVHRDEVVDVADFLPPGATWLPAPPHTLPVLPGQPPMIGYLVLVPADQQPLVPVAVPDSPAPIHAAVGDDPLVRIDPVQRTAEVDGRPLDLTYLEFELLAHLVAYPHRVHTRDQLVTTVWGYGHVGDGRTVDVHVARLRRKLGAQHRQAIQTVRRVGYKYAPATGR, from the coding sequence ATGGCGACCACTCGTTCCTTCTCGTCCGTCGCGACCACCCCCGCACCGGCACCCGCCCCCGTCCCCGCGCGGCACCGACTCCGTGCCGTCCACCGGGACGAGGTGGTCGACGTCGCGGACTTCCTGCCGCCGGGCGCCACCTGGCTGCCCGCTCCCCCGCACACCCTGCCCGTACTCCCCGGCCAGCCGCCGATGATCGGCTACCTGGTCCTCGTACCGGCCGACCAGCAGCCCCTGGTGCCGGTCGCCGTCCCGGACTCCCCGGCCCCCATCCACGCCGCCGTCGGGGACGACCCGCTCGTCCGCATCGACCCCGTGCAGCGCACCGCCGAGGTCGACGGGCGGCCGCTCGACCTCACCTACCTGGAGTTCGAGCTGCTCGCGCACCTCGTCGCCTACCCGCACCGGGTGCACACCCGCGACCAGCTGGTCACCACCGTGTGGGGCTACGGGCACGTGGGCGACGGGCGGACCGTCGACGTCCACGTCGCGCGGTTGCGGCGCAAGCTGGGGGCGCAGCACCGGCAGGCGATCCAGACGGTACGGCGGGTGGGGTACAAGTACGCGCCTGCGACCGGGCGTTGA
- the glnII gene encoding glutamine synthetase — MTFKAEYIWIDGTEPTAKLRSKTKILGDDAKGAELPIWGFDGSSTNQAEGHASDRVLKPVATFPDPIRGGDDVLVMCEVLNIDMTPHESNTRAALAEVAEKFAAQESIFGIEQEYTFFDGERPLGFPVGGFPAPQGGYYCGVGADEIFGRDVVEAHLENCLKAGLGISGINAEVMPGQWEFQVGPLAPLEVSDQLWVARWLLYRTAEDFNISATLDPKPVKGDWNGAGAHTNFSTKAMREGYDAIITACESLGEGSKPLDHVKNYGAGIDDRLTGLHETAPWNEYSYGVSNRGASVRIPWQVEKDGKGYIEDRRPNANVDPYVVTRLLVDTCCTALEKAGQV; from the coding sequence GTGACCTTCAAGGCTGAGTACATCTGGATCGACGGCACCGAGCCGACGGCCAAGCTCCGTTCCAAGACGAAGATACTGGGCGACGACGCCAAGGGTGCCGAGCTGCCGATCTGGGGCTTCGACGGGTCTTCCACGAACCAGGCCGAGGGGCACGCCTCGGACCGCGTACTCAAGCCCGTCGCGACCTTCCCGGACCCGATCCGCGGCGGCGACGACGTCCTCGTGATGTGCGAGGTCCTGAACATCGACATGACGCCGCACGAGTCCAACACCCGTGCGGCGCTGGCCGAGGTGGCGGAGAAGTTCGCCGCGCAGGAGTCGATCTTCGGTATCGAGCAGGAGTACACCTTCTTCGACGGGGAGCGCCCGCTCGGCTTCCCCGTCGGCGGCTTCCCGGCCCCGCAGGGCGGCTACTACTGCGGCGTCGGCGCGGACGAGATCTTCGGCCGTGACGTCGTCGAGGCGCACCTCGAGAACTGCCTCAAGGCGGGCCTCGGCATCTCCGGCATCAACGCCGAGGTCATGCCCGGCCAGTGGGAGTTCCAGGTCGGCCCGCTGGCGCCGCTGGAGGTCTCCGACCAGCTGTGGGTGGCCCGCTGGCTGCTCTACCGCACCGCCGAGGACTTCAACATCTCCGCGACCCTCGACCCCAAGCCTGTCAAGGGCGACTGGAACGGCGCCGGCGCGCACACCAACTTCTCCACCAAGGCGATGCGCGAGGGCTACGACGCGATCATCACCGCGTGCGAGTCGCTGGGCGAGGGCTCGAAGCCGCTCGACCACGTCAAGAACTACGGCGCCGGCATCGACGACCGCCTGACGGGTCTGCACGAGACCGCCCCGTGGAACGAGTACTCCTACGGCGTCTCCAACCGTGGCGCCTCGGTCCGCATCCCGTGGCAGGTCGAGAAGGACGGCAAGGGTTACATCGAGGACCGCCGCCCGAACGCCAACGTCGACCCGTACGTCGTCACGCGCCTGCTCGTCGACACCTGCTGCACCGCCCTGGAGAAGGCCGGCCAGGTCTGA
- a CDS encoding arsenate reductase family protein encodes MEIWINPACSKCRSAISLLDAEGAEYTVRRYLEDVPTEDEIRAVLERLGLEPWDITRTQEALAKELDLKSWARDDSSRGQWIKALAEHPKLIQRPIITANDGTAVVARSEEAVRDALTRM; translated from the coding sequence ATGGAGATCTGGATCAATCCGGCCTGTTCGAAGTGCCGCAGCGCCATCAGCCTGCTCGACGCGGAGGGTGCGGAGTACACCGTCCGCCGCTACCTGGAGGACGTACCCACGGAGGACGAGATCCGAGCCGTACTGGAGCGGCTGGGCCTCGAACCGTGGGACATCACGCGGACACAGGAGGCCCTCGCCAAGGAGCTCGACCTGAAGTCGTGGGCGCGGGACGACAGTTCGCGCGGGCAGTGGATCAAGGCACTGGCCGAGCACCCGAAGCTCATCCAGCGTCCGATCATCACGGCGAACGACGGGACGGCGGTCGTGGCCCGTTCGGAGGAAGCGGTTCGGGACGCCTTGACTCGCATGTGA
- a CDS encoding winged helix DNA-binding domain-containing protein: MRGRQLREGGGVGEERRHIAVAERRARLALRHRLTGTARAASPEEVAGSLVALHGTDPATVYLAVGARLADAGKTVAELDRALYEDRTLVRMHGMRHTVFVFPTELAAVVHASTGLAIAAKARAGLVKDMVSGSDGRLTEEWLTEVEASALAALARRGQATVNELTQDEPRLREQFTYGAGRGYESAHTVSSRLMRVLGVEGRVVRGRPLGSWTSTQFRWAVAPPHPELPPSEAQPELLRRWLAVCGPATEADLKWWTGWKVTDVRRALAAIGAVAVSLDDGATGYVTADDTAPGPVAPWAALLPGLDPTAMGWQERDWYLSPSLRPALFDRSGNVGPTVWWEGRVVGGWAQRADGALVWRVLDPAGVGREALTAIEAEAARLRAWLGPTRITPRFRTPLEKELTTG, translated from the coding sequence ATGCGGGGACGGCAGCTACGAGAGGGAGGCGGCGTGGGCGAGGAGCGACGGCACATCGCAGTGGCGGAGCGGCGGGCCCGGCTCGCCCTGCGACACCGGCTCACGGGGACGGCGCGCGCGGCGAGCCCCGAGGAGGTCGCCGGGTCCCTGGTCGCACTGCACGGGACCGATCCGGCGACGGTGTACCTGGCGGTGGGCGCGCGGCTCGCGGACGCCGGGAAGACGGTGGCGGAGCTCGACCGGGCGCTGTACGAGGACCGGACGCTGGTACGGATGCACGGCATGCGGCACACCGTGTTCGTGTTCCCCACCGAGCTGGCCGCGGTGGTGCACGCCTCGACGGGGCTCGCGATCGCCGCGAAGGCCCGGGCCGGGCTGGTCAAGGACATGGTGAGCGGCAGCGACGGGCGGCTGACCGAGGAGTGGCTCACCGAGGTGGAGGCGTCCGCGCTCGCCGCGCTGGCGCGGCGCGGGCAGGCCACGGTGAACGAACTCACCCAGGACGAGCCGAGGTTGAGGGAGCAGTTCACGTACGGCGCGGGGCGCGGTTACGAGAGCGCGCACACCGTGTCGTCCCGGCTGATGCGGGTGCTCGGGGTCGAGGGGCGGGTGGTGCGTGGGCGCCCGCTGGGGTCCTGGACGTCGACCCAGTTCCGCTGGGCCGTGGCGCCACCGCATCCCGAACTCCCGCCCTCCGAGGCCCAGCCCGAGTTGCTGCGCCGCTGGCTCGCGGTGTGCGGGCCCGCCACCGAGGCCGACCTCAAGTGGTGGACGGGGTGGAAGGTCACCGATGTGCGGCGGGCGCTGGCCGCGATCGGGGCGGTGGCCGTGTCGCTCGACGACGGGGCCACCGGATATGTGACCGCCGACGACACCGCCCCCGGCCCCGTCGCACCGTGGGCCGCGCTCCTCCCCGGACTCGATCCGACGGCCATGGGATGGCAGGAACGGGACTGGTACCTCTCACCCTCCCTCCGCCCCGCCCTCTTCGACCGCAGCGGGAATGTCGGACCGACGGTGTGGTGGGAGGGGCGGGTGGTCGGAGGGTGGGCGCAGCGGGCCGACGGGGCCCTGGTGTGGCGGGTGCTGGACCCTGCCGGGGTGGGGCGGGAGGCACTGACCGCCATCGAGGCGGAGGCCGCCCGCCTACGGGCCTGGCTGGGCCCGACCCGGATCACCCCGCGCTTCCGTACCCCCCTGGAGAAGGAACTGACGACGGGTTAG
- a CDS encoding FxLYD domain-containing protein, with translation MAVVLLLVLGAALAGCSNGTTPSDVASAASSLASEAGGTLASATAEAGRKFDEFKNGLNAKGEVKLGGQVTIDSAGRATVKATATNPTSAAKTYAVQVDFRDKGGNLLDTVVVTLKDVPAGAAKDATARSNRTLSGDVTADVARAVRT, from the coding sequence GTGGCTGTCGTGCTCCTCCTGGTTCTCGGCGCGGCCCTGGCCGGCTGTTCCAACGGCACCACCCCGTCCGACGTGGCCTCCGCCGCCTCCTCCCTCGCGTCCGAGGCCGGCGGCACCCTCGCCTCCGCGACCGCCGAGGCCGGGCGGAAGTTCGACGAGTTCAAGAACGGTCTGAATGCCAAGGGCGAGGTGAAGCTCGGCGGCCAGGTGACCATCGACTCCGCGGGGCGGGCCACCGTCAAGGCCACCGCCACCAACCCGACGTCCGCGGCGAAGACGTACGCGGTCCAGGTCGACTTCCGCGACAAGGGCGGCAACCTCCTCGACACGGTCGTCGTCACCCTGAAAGACGTCCCGGCGGGCGCGGCCAAGGACGCAACCGCCCGCAGCAATCGCACCCTCTCCGGAGACGTCACCGCCGACGTAGCCCGCGCCGTGCGGACCTGA